In one Rutidosis leptorrhynchoides isolate AG116_Rl617_1_P2 chromosome 8, CSIRO_AGI_Rlap_v1, whole genome shotgun sequence genomic region, the following are encoded:
- the LOC139862933 gene encoding uncharacterized protein isoform X2, translated as MIEVPSDVIPLKEYATVSAIFNVLLLHTGPILEFEYVGEIRMDYGFDQILLYLSKNKIVKKCIFNISIWSYKIPCSFFSLHGLESIELINSLRRFLSSCPLLMDVILEISQEDTEGEKQFTCMDLIKCVPLLRTLDILDCYMEDLCVGGMPQKLPAPLVHLKFIILEMYLTDHDQVSSTLCLLRNAPNLEKIRFTMFEKEDAPHISVKCFDLDHSSYNFDSLQELEMIYYFNATLEFEIVKLVMAKSPRLEKVRILLYDGISVDEELKIRDDLMRLPVLRGSASAILRIER; from the exons ATGATTGAAGTACCATCTGATGTAATACCTTTGAAGGAATATGCGACTGTGAGTGCCATATTTAATGTTTTGTTACTTCACACGGGCCCAATATTGGAGTTTGAATATGTTGGTGAAATTAGAATGGATTATGGGTTTGATCAGATACTACTTTATCTTTCGAAGAACAAGATTGTGAAAAAATGTATCTTTAATATTTCAATATGGTCCTACAAGATACCCTGTTCGTTTTTTTCATTGCACGGATTGGAATCGATAGAGCTCATAAATT CACTTCGACGTTTTCTCTCTAGCTGCCCACTACTAATGGATGTCATTTTG GAAATAAGTCAAGAAGACACTGAAGGAGAAAAACAGTTTACATGTATGGATCTAATAAAGTGTGTGCCTTTGCTTCGAACTTTGGATATCTTGGATTGTTATATGGAG GACTTGTGTGTAGGTGGTATGCCACAAAAGCTTCCGGCTCCATTAGTCCACCTTAAATTTATAATTCTGGAAATGTATTTAACGGATCATGATCAAGTTTCTTCTACCCTTTGTTTATTGAGGAATGCCCCAAATTTAGAGAAAATTCGTTTTACG ATGTTTGAGAAGGAGGATGCTCCTCACATTTCTGTTAAATGTTTTGACCTTGACCACTCGAGCTACAACTTTGATAGTCTTCAAGAGCTGGAAATGATTTATTATTTTAACGCAACACTTGAGTTTGAAATTGTGAAACTCGTCATGGCAAAATCTCCTAGGCTAGAAAAAGTACGAATTCTGCTTTATGATGGTATATCTGTTGATGAAGAGCTAAAGATACGTGACGATTTGATGCGGCTGCCTGTTTTACGTGGATCTGCTTCAGCAATACTCAGAATTGAGCGTTAA
- the LOC139862933 gene encoding F-box/FBD/LRR-repeat protein At1g13570-like isoform X1 produces the protein MIEVPSDVIPLKEYATVSAIFNVLLLHTGPILEFEYVGEIRMDYGFDQILLYLSKNKIVKKCIFNISIWSYKIPCSFFSLHGLESIELINCRLELPLMFKGFSKLGSLSLINVKVSSTALRRFLSSCPLLMDVILEISQEDTEGEKQFTCMDLIKCVPLLRTLDILDCYMEDLCVGGMPQKLPAPLVHLKFIILEMYLTDHDQVSSTLCLLRNAPNLEKIRFTMFEKEDAPHISVKCFDLDHSSYNFDSLQELEMIYYFNATLEFEIVKLVMAKSPRLEKVRILLYDGISVDEELKIRDDLMRLPVLRGSASAILRIER, from the exons ATGATTGAAGTACCATCTGATGTAATACCTTTGAAGGAATATGCGACTGTGAGTGCCATATTTAATGTTTTGTTACTTCACACGGGCCCAATATTGGAGTTTGAATATGTTGGTGAAATTAGAATGGATTATGGGTTTGATCAGATACTACTTTATCTTTCGAAGAACAAGATTGTGAAAAAATGTATCTTTAATATTTCAATATGGTCCTACAAGATACCCTGTTCGTTTTTTTCATTGCACGGATTGGAATCGATAGAGCTCATAAATTGTAGGTTGGAACTTCCATTAATGTTTAAAGGGTTTAGTAAGTTGGGGAGCTTGAGTTTAATTAATGTTAAGGTTTCTTCTACAGCACTTCGACGTTTTCTCTCTAGCTGCCCACTACTAATGGATGTCATTTTG GAAATAAGTCAAGAAGACACTGAAGGAGAAAAACAGTTTACATGTATGGATCTAATAAAGTGTGTGCCTTTGCTTCGAACTTTGGATATCTTGGATTGTTATATGGAG GACTTGTGTGTAGGTGGTATGCCACAAAAGCTTCCGGCTCCATTAGTCCACCTTAAATTTATAATTCTGGAAATGTATTTAACGGATCATGATCAAGTTTCTTCTACCCTTTGTTTATTGAGGAATGCCCCAAATTTAGAGAAAATTCGTTTTACG ATGTTTGAGAAGGAGGATGCTCCTCACATTTCTGTTAAATGTTTTGACCTTGACCACTCGAGCTACAACTTTGATAGTCTTCAAGAGCTGGAAATGATTTATTATTTTAACGCAACACTTGAGTTTGAAATTGTGAAACTCGTCATGGCAAAATCTCCTAGGCTAGAAAAAGTACGAATTCTGCTTTATGATGGTATATCTGTTGATGAAGAGCTAAAGATACGTGACGATTTGATGCGGCTGCCTGTTTTACGTGGATCTGCTTCAGCAATACTCAGAATTGAGCGTTAA
- the LOC139862933 gene encoding uncharacterized protein isoform X3, with protein sequence MIEVPSDVIPLKEYATEISQEDTEGEKQFTCMDLIKCVPLLRTLDILDCYMEDLCVGGMPQKLPAPLVHLKFIILEMYLTDHDQVSSTLCLLRNAPNLEKIRFTMFEKEDAPHISVKCFDLDHSSYNFDSLQELEMIYYFNATLEFEIVKLVMAKSPRLEKVRILLYDGISVDEELKIRDDLMRLPVLRGSASAILRIER encoded by the exons ATGATTGAAGTACCATCTGATGTAATACCTTTGAAGGAATATGCGACT GAAATAAGTCAAGAAGACACTGAAGGAGAAAAACAGTTTACATGTATGGATCTAATAAAGTGTGTGCCTTTGCTTCGAACTTTGGATATCTTGGATTGTTATATGGAG GACTTGTGTGTAGGTGGTATGCCACAAAAGCTTCCGGCTCCATTAGTCCACCTTAAATTTATAATTCTGGAAATGTATTTAACGGATCATGATCAAGTTTCTTCTACCCTTTGTTTATTGAGGAATGCCCCAAATTTAGAGAAAATTCGTTTTACG ATGTTTGAGAAGGAGGATGCTCCTCACATTTCTGTTAAATGTTTTGACCTTGACCACTCGAGCTACAACTTTGATAGTCTTCAAGAGCTGGAAATGATTTATTATTTTAACGCAACACTTGAGTTTGAAATTGTGAAACTCGTCATGGCAAAATCTCCTAGGCTAGAAAAAGTACGAATTCTGCTTTATGATGGTATATCTGTTGATGAAGAGCTAAAGATACGTGACGATTTGATGCGGCTGCCTGTTTTACGTGGATCTGCTTCAGCAATACTCAGAATTGAGCGTTAA
- the LOC139862933 gene encoding uncharacterized protein isoform X4: MDVILEISQEDTEGEKQFTCMDLIKCVPLLRTLDILDCYMEDLCVGGMPQKLPAPLVHLKFIILEMYLTDHDQVSSTLCLLRNAPNLEKIRFTMFEKEDAPHISVKCFDLDHSSYNFDSLQELEMIYYFNATLEFEIVKLVMAKSPRLEKVRILLYDGISVDEELKIRDDLMRLPVLRGSASAILRIER; encoded by the exons ATGGATGTCATTTTG GAAATAAGTCAAGAAGACACTGAAGGAGAAAAACAGTTTACATGTATGGATCTAATAAAGTGTGTGCCTTTGCTTCGAACTTTGGATATCTTGGATTGTTATATGGAG GACTTGTGTGTAGGTGGTATGCCACAAAAGCTTCCGGCTCCATTAGTCCACCTTAAATTTATAATTCTGGAAATGTATTTAACGGATCATGATCAAGTTTCTTCTACCCTTTGTTTATTGAGGAATGCCCCAAATTTAGAGAAAATTCGTTTTACG ATGTTTGAGAAGGAGGATGCTCCTCACATTTCTGTTAAATGTTTTGACCTTGACCACTCGAGCTACAACTTTGATAGTCTTCAAGAGCTGGAAATGATTTATTATTTTAACGCAACACTTGAGTTTGAAATTGTGAAACTCGTCATGGCAAAATCTCCTAGGCTAGAAAAAGTACGAATTCTGCTTTATGATGGTATATCTGTTGATGAAGAGCTAAAGATACGTGACGATTTGATGCGGCTGCCTGTTTTACGTGGATCTGCTTCAGCAATACTCAGAATTGAGCGTTAA